CGGCAGGCGGCGTACCGTCTGGTCAGCCAACCATTGACGGGCGATGCCTCGACCCTGTCGGTGGCGCCGCAGACCATACCGTTCCGCCGCGCCTATGACGCGCCGCGCTGGATCAGCACCGACCGGCCGGTACGGCTGAGCGAACTGTTGCGCAACGATCAAAGCATGACGGTCAGCGGACTCTGGCATGAGGCGTTGCGCATCAATTTCCGCGCCGCGCCGGATTTGTTCCTGTGGGACGGCGACACCATTCCGGTGAAAGTCGACTACCGTTTCCCGTCGGAAAGCTGGATTGACGAAAGCCGTTCTTACCTGAACGTGATGCTCAACGGCACTTTCCTGCGCAACCTGACGGTGAACAAAGTCGGCGTGTTGCAGCAACTGTGGCGTGAAATGGGCGGCGATACCCGTCAGGAAAACTATACGCTGAAGGTCGATCCGTATCTGATTTACGGCTACAACCAGTTCCAGCTCTATTTCAATATTCGCGCTAAAGATGATGCGCCGTGCAGCGTGCTGCTCAACAACAACATCAAGAGCCAGATTGCCGACAGCGCGTCGATCGATCTGAGCCGGACGCGCCATTTCACGTTGTTGCCGAATCTCTCCTATTTTGTCGGCGTGGCGTTCCCGTTCACCCGTCAGGCGGATTACGCCCAGACGGTGATGCTGCTGCCGGAAAAACCCACCAACGCCGAAATCGGCCTGTTGCTGGATCTGGCCGGCCGCGCCAGCGACGCCACCGGCGTGAGCCTCAATCACAACCGTGTGATGTTCGGCCTGCCGACCAACGCGGCGGATCGCCAGAAGCTCGAAAACAGCGACGTGTTGGCGGTCACCACGCTGCCGCAGGCCGCGTTCAATCAGCACCTGTTGTCTGGTTCGCCCTACACGGTTAACGACCGCACCTTCGGCGTTAAAGAACCGGGCGCGTGGGAGCGCGCGCGAACCCTGTTGACCGGTGACTGGGACCGCACGCCGCTGGATGCGGACCGCTATTTCTCGTCCAACGAAGCCTGGCGCGGTTTTCTCAGCTACCGGTCGCCGTGGAACCCCGAGCGTGTGGTGGTGGTCGCCACCGGCAGCGGCGACGAACAGTTACTGCGGTTGTATGACGATCTGAACTCGCCGAACATCAACGCCGCGGTGCGGGGCGATACCGCCATCATCACCGATGAAAACGGCGTGCGCAGCTTCCGGGTCGGGCCGCAGTTCCCCAGCGGCGAAATGCCCTGGTACATGATGATTGTCTGGTACGCCAATCAGCACTCGGTGTTGCTGGCGCTGGCGGCGTTGCTGCTGGCGGCGGCCGTGGGGCTGAGCCTGGCATCGATCCTCCGGCGGCTGGCGGAGAAAAGGCTGTCGACCCGACGTGACGCGGGTTCAGATAAAAAATAAGCGAGCCACCTATGAAGATGACGACATTAACAGCCCGCATCCGTCGGTCACTGTCTCTTACCGGGGTGGTGGTCGGCGGCGTGCTGTCGGCCTCCGCGCTGGCGGCGCAGGCCAATCCGGCGCTACAGGCGCTGTTTGAGCAGGCGGATTACTGGCATCAGCGCTCTCACGACGATCTTGCCCGCGACGCGTTGCAGAAAATCCTGCGGGTGGATGCCGACAACCCGCGTGCGCTTTACCTGATGGCGCTGTATGCCCAAAACAGCGGTGACGGCGCCGAAGCGGCTAAATGGCGCGAACGCCTGAGCAAGGCATCGCCGCAGGACCCGCTGTTGCAGGCGCTGGATAACGCCCGCCAGGCGGCGACCATTCCACAGGCGCAACTGGCGCTGGCGCGTCAGCAGGCGCGCAGCGGCAATATCAGCGCCGCGCTGCAAACCTGGCGCAATCTGTTCAGCGGCAGCCAGCCGCCCGCCAGCATCGCGGCGGAATATTATTTGACCATGGCGGGCGACCGCACGCTGTTGCCGCAGGCGATTGACCACCTGCGCGAGTTCGCAGCGGCGCATCCGCAGGACACCAATGCCGCCGTGGCGCTCGGCAAGGCGCTGACCTATCAGGAGCCGACCCGCCGCGAAGGGGTGCAGATCCTGAGCGGGCTGGCGTCCGGCAGCGCCGATGCCGATCAGGCGATGCGGCAGGCGTTGCTGTGGCTGGGGCCGAAAGCGGACGATGCACCGT
The DNA window shown above is from Dickeya dadantii NCPPB 898 and carries:
- the bcsB gene encoding cellulose biosynthesis cyclic di-GMP-binding regulatory protein BcsB, with protein sequence MMTPRFMKALLSLCVGSVLTLGGNGALAAGDAADEPLPAMLSPGGGNPQPAATEPAPVTDSAPALAPAPATALPTMPPITSPLISPEMPSADAPPPPSLTTPSMLLPAPVGDQTAAGYQPLSSSVSVAQMGQTHGITLAGGQAQAGVIFTLPGDQVVTNARLDLALRVSPELAALNTSMQLMLNGQPLGTVPLNAATGDSTLFQLDIPAAMVVSSNNLSFRINDADRLLCERDSATRYNLTILPTTTLNLEGQQLDIGTRLENFPRPFIDPLQMTPATVPMVFPADVTPEQVGAASLVASWLGMRMDGYGVTFPVIRDALPEKSGMVFGRPGDKVGTLTLPEVAGPTLQLIDNPVNPVYKLMLVVGKDDEQLRQAAYRLVSQPLTGDASTLSVAPQTIPFRRAYDAPRWISTDRPVRLSELLRNDQSMTVSGLWHEALRINFRAAPDLFLWDGDTIPVKVDYRFPSESWIDESRSYLNVMLNGTFLRNLTVNKVGVLQQLWREMGGDTRQENYTLKVDPYLIYGYNQFQLYFNIRAKDDAPCSVLLNNNIKSQIADSASIDLSRTRHFTLLPNLSYFVGVAFPFTRQADYAQTVMLLPEKPTNAEIGLLLDLAGRASDATGVSLNHNRVMFGLPTNAADRQKLENSDVLAVTTLPQAAFNQHLLSGSPYTVNDRTFGVKEPGAWERARTLLTGDWDRTPLDADRYFSSNEAWRGFLSYRSPWNPERVVVVATGSGDEQLLRLYDDLNSPNINAAVRGDTAIITDENGVRSFRVGPQFPSGEMPWYMMIVWYANQHSVLLALAALLLAAAVGLSLASILRRLAEKRLSTRRDAGSDKK